Proteins from a genomic interval of Clostridium sp. M62/1:
- a CDS encoding helix-turn-helix domain-containing protein — protein MILFDPFWKKCEESGENWYTLHNKHGISFSTLHRLKHNKPISTTTINDLCRILNCDVKDIATYVPCDDDQIL, from the coding sequence ATGATTTTATTTGATCCCTTCTGGAAAAAATGTGAAGAGTCTGGTGAAAACTGGTACACCCTTCATAATAAACATGGAATTTCTTTTTCTACTCTTCATAGATTAAAACATAATAAACCTATCTCTACTACCACTATCAACGACTTATGCCGGATTCTAAATTGTGATGTAAAAGATATCGCCACATATGTACCATGTGATGATGACCAAATTTTATAG
- a CDS encoding zinc-ribbon domain-containing protein — MALIQCPECGKEVSDRTEKCIYCGFPLNQTQEKLSKENTNIVYCYNKGIQNLYLRCSCGQEFKYINTMYKRNILDNGDYKFEAGGLPIMCPRCHSIYDTISFRPETDPYFEFKNSDKINDTTVKCPKCGSTQIQMVPRKWSLATGFLTNKVDRVCMNCKCKF, encoded by the coding sequence ATGGCGTTAATTCAATGTCCAGAGTGCGGAAAAGAAGTAAGTGACAGAACAGAAAAATGTATTTATTGTGGTTTTCCTTTAAATCAAACTCAAGAAAAGTTAAGTAAGGAAAATACTAATATCGTATACTGCTATAACAAAGGCATACAAAATTTGTATTTAAGGTGTTCCTGTGGGCAAGAATTTAAGTATATCAATACTATGTATAAAAGAAATATTCTTGATAATGGAGATTACAAATTTGAAGCAGGAGGACTGCCTATAATGTGTCCTCGATGTCATTCTATATATGATACAATTTCTTTTAGACCAGAAACAGACCCTTATTTTGAATTTAAAAATAGTGATAAAATAAATGATACTACCGTTAAATGTCCTAAATGTGGATCAACTCAGATTCAGATGGTTCCAAGAAAATGGTCTTTAGCTACAGGATTTTTAACGAATAAAGTAGATAGGGTTTGTATGAACTGTAAATGTAAATTTTAA
- a CDS encoding transposase — protein sequence MSSIPQNYFVENDLIDCVQRFFSKHHVGRLLARCNGMKEKGVSSVSLLRYKLSNIFVGRSMYMQQRTGSFKEAFSKNTFYRFLNSSKTNWLRFTSLLAADIVNHDIRDLTDPERKNVFIIDDSLFNRTSCKKTELGSKVFDHTDMHFKKGFRMLTLSWSDGNTLIPVNSCLLASAKNTNIIGPVKDFDNRTLAGKRRALAQTKAPEAMMTLLNTALSAGLKADYVLFDSWFSNPAQVTAIHAKGMDVIAMIKKSSRIKYSYGGEQLNIKEIYSRNKKRRGRSKYLLSVDVMVGKANPIPAKIVCVRNKANRKDWLAFICTATTLSEEEIIRIYGKRWQIEVFFKTCKSMLNLVGECHSLSYDALTAHVAIVFTRYMLLAMEQRQNEDQRTLGELFFFLVDEMADITFNRSLCILMEALMASLQGIFKLSDEQLNAFTADFEARLPEYLRKALHLEAAAA from the coding sequence ATGTCCAGTATACCACAAAACTATTTCGTTGAGAACGACTTAATTGACTGTGTTCAGAGATTTTTTTCCAAACATCATGTTGGCAGGCTCCTTGCCAGATGTAATGGAATGAAGGAAAAAGGTGTTTCATCTGTTTCCCTGCTTCGTTATAAACTCAGCAACATTTTTGTCGGAAGAAGTATGTATATGCAGCAGCGGACTGGCTCTTTTAAGGAGGCGTTTTCCAAGAACACTTTCTACCGTTTCCTTAATTCTTCAAAAACAAACTGGCTTCGTTTTACTTCTCTTCTTGCAGCTGATATTGTCAATCATGACATTCGTGATCTGACAGATCCGGAAAGAAAAAATGTCTTTATCATTGATGACAGCCTTTTCAACCGTACCAGCTGTAAGAAAACGGAACTGGGATCAAAAGTTTTTGACCACACGGATATGCATTTCAAAAAGGGCTTCAGGATGCTTACTTTAAGCTGGAGTGATGGAAACACACTGATCCCTGTAAACAGCTGCCTGTTAGCGTCTGCAAAGAATACAAATATCATCGGCCCGGTAAAGGACTTTGACAACAGAACCCTTGCAGGAAAAAGACGTGCGCTAGCCCAAACAAAAGCACCAGAGGCAATGATGACTTTACTGAATACAGCCCTCAGTGCAGGGCTGAAAGCGGATTATGTCCTGTTTGATTCCTGGTTTTCCAATCCAGCACAGGTCACAGCCATCCATGCAAAAGGCATGGATGTGATTGCCATGATTAAGAAAAGTAGCCGGATCAAATATTCGTACGGTGGTGAACAGCTGAATATCAAAGAAATCTATTCCCGGAACAAAAAGCGCCGTGGCAGATCAAAGTATCTGCTTTCTGTTGATGTTATGGTAGGAAAGGCGAATCCAATTCCGGCGAAAATCGTATGCGTAAGGAACAAGGCAAACCGCAAGGACTGGCTTGCTTTTATCTGTACAGCTACAACACTTTCCGAGGAAGAGATTATCCGTATTTATGGAAAGCGCTGGCAGATCGAGGTCTTTTTCAAAACCTGCAAATCCATGCTGAATCTGGTTGGAGAATGCCACAGTTTATCTTATGATGCACTGACAGCCCATGTGGCGATCGTGTTTACCCGATATATGTTACTTGCAATGGAGCAGCGCCAAAATGAAGATCAGAGAACGCTTGGTGAACTGTTCTTCTTCCTTGTTGATGAAATGGCAGACATTACTTTCAACAGGTCACTTTGCATCCTGATGGAAGCCTTGATGGCAAGTCTTCAGGGAATCTTTAAACTAAGCGATGAGCAACTGAATGCTTTTACCGCTGATTTTGAAGCAAGATTGCCGGAATATCTGAGAAAAGCACTCCATTTGGAAGCTGCAGCGGCATAA
- a CDS encoding tyrosine-type recombinase/integrase, with protein sequence MGKDLKGKELGVGIRQKVDGIYSARYVDKFGKRKELYDRNLSSLKRKLNEAKYNDAIGNVILDDSLTLSVWFDNWLEIYKYNVIRDNTRVYYKQVFKKHIEPLLGHKRLKDITQLHIRALLKELDKQGLQFQTQNKVRVMLLDMYNKAILDNYAVRNPAKGIRLPKHNKRNKRVFSVEEQIDFFDCCKGTFYDNLFTVAVNTGLRQGELCALTWDDIDLEKKEINVEKTLLYQKLEGDTGKTFHINPPKTKTSNRKVPINKQCEIALKKQLIQRNNIISRQSAKPEKGFENLLFTTKYATPICDQILIDAIKKIVNEINSVRSEIEQFEMFTPHCFRHTFATRCFEAGISPKVIQTYLGHSTLQMTMDLYTSVFKHCEEKAISRLSEYFISLEDSREINIEREFEKQI encoded by the coding sequence ATGGGAAAAGATTTAAAAGGTAAAGAATTAGGAGTTGGAATCAGGCAAAAAGTAGACGGTATTTATTCTGCAAGATATGTAGATAAATTTGGTAAGCGTAAAGAATTATATGATAGAAATTTGTCTTCTTTAAAAAGAAAACTAAACGAAGCCAAATATAATGATGCAATCGGGAATGTGATATTAGATGATTCTTTAACTTTATCTGTTTGGTTTGATAATTGGCTGGAAATCTATAAATACAATGTAATACGTGATAATACCAGAGTCTATTATAAACAGGTTTTTAAAAAGCATATTGAACCGCTATTAGGACATAAGAGGTTAAAAGACATAACACAGCTGCACATAAGGGCATTATTAAAAGAGTTAGATAAGCAGGGCTTACAGTTTCAAACACAAAACAAAGTCAGGGTTATGTTGCTCGATATGTATAATAAAGCAATTCTTGACAATTATGCTGTTCGGAATCCTGCAAAAGGTATCAGGCTTCCAAAGCACAACAAAAGAAATAAAAGAGTATTTTCAGTGGAAGAACAGATAGATTTTTTTGATTGCTGTAAAGGTACATTTTATGATAATCTCTTTACTGTTGCCGTCAATACGGGACTGAGACAAGGTGAGCTATGTGCTTTAACATGGGATGATATTGATTTAGAGAAGAAAGAAATCAATGTAGAAAAGACTCTGCTGTATCAGAAGTTAGAGGGAGATACCGGAAAGACATTTCATATTAATCCCCCAAAAACAAAAACAAGCAATAGAAAAGTTCCAATAAATAAACAATGTGAAATTGCATTGAAAAAACAGTTGATTCAAAGAAATAATATTATCTCGAGGCAGTCAGCAAAGCCGGAAAAGGGGTTTGAAAATCTACTGTTCACTACAAAATACGCAACGCCTATTTGTGACCAGATTCTAATTGATGCCATTAAGAAAATTGTAAACGAGATTAATTCAGTCAGAAGCGAGATTGAGCAGTTTGAAATGTTTACTCCGCATTGCTTTCGGCATACGTTTGCAACACGATGTTTTGAAGCCGGAATATCACCAAAAGTAATACAGACGTATTTGGGACATTCTACATTACAAATGACAATGGATTTGTATACTTCCGTATTTAAACATTGTGAAGAGAAGGCAATCAGCAGACTAAGTGAATATTTTATTTCTCTGGAAGACAGCAGAGAAATAAATATTGAAAGAGAATTTGAAAAGCAGATATAA
- a CDS encoding homoserine O-succinyltransferase, which translates to MGVVKVEIPVNTSNVANTLYTNWLNFYVYQVTPYLLSED; encoded by the coding sequence ATGGGGGTAGTAAAGGTTGAAATTCCTGTAAATACAAGCAACGTGGCCAACACTCTCTACACCAACTGGCTGAATTTCTACGTATATCAGGTGACTCCGTATCTTTTGTCGGAGGATTGA
- a CDS encoding M28 family peptidase, giving the protein MITQEEILKHLDVDYSYRLAKRMEVYKSNPVLGYRTAGSRAEFETGEMLKQEMESIGLSDVSKDAVTVDGWEFKKAVLRFEGQDGREREVQLGAYQTTLVTDGFEECSLMYLGKGTDRDYEGKNAAGKLVLVDINQRDEWWINYPVYEAHLKGARALIAVQSGGYGEIGEEALNAQDIAGPEDAPAFSISERDARELKKLLQEKGELSVFLDADTRVRRNCTTYNITGRIPGRHPERMVLLSAHYDSYFSGFQDDNTAVAMMLGIARALVASGFQPNNTIVFCAMAAEEWGVADSNFDWSAGAYEQVFTAHPEWVGRVIADLNFELPALAHGTRARIRSCYEYVDYLNEWLEDLPNLTQAYPEETKVTAPIETWSDDFSMAIAGIPSMVNDFTGGSFMETHYHSQFDNDEFYDEQVYRLHHELFALLIEALDRTAVVPLCFERVMKRAARSLDEELGELWVSPEVAVRLEEMKQLFEQAAEFSWREYEEVREINNRYSSLLSQGREAQAEELFQRERKREAELLRRFKLEQDEFVRIDWYGNVYYLHELCMEKIRLLGGAVKNLREGKISAALRKLYQVDNNAYAFMFSEEVYRHFTEYVLDQPKDRLKWGYQRLAGHENLYPLVTGLLQRESGGESDCRKEADALDEALSRQLRALLDALDTLEKITKKDFIQR; this is encoded by the coding sequence ATGATAACACAGGAAGAGATCCTAAAGCATCTGGATGTGGATTATTCCTACCGTCTGGCAAAACGGATGGAAGTATATAAATCCAATCCTGTCCTGGGATACCGCACAGCGGGCTCCAGGGCGGAGTTTGAAACAGGAGAAATGCTGAAACAGGAGATGGAGAGCATCGGCCTTTCAGATGTGTCAAAGGATGCGGTAACCGTGGATGGCTGGGAGTTTAAAAAGGCAGTTCTTCGGTTTGAGGGACAGGACGGAAGGGAGAGAGAGGTTCAGCTGGGAGCTTACCAGACCACTCTTGTGACAGATGGATTTGAGGAGTGCTCCCTGATGTACCTGGGGAAGGGAACGGACCGGGATTATGAGGGAAAGAATGCAGCCGGAAAGCTGGTTTTGGTGGATATTAACCAGAGGGATGAGTGGTGGATTAACTATCCGGTCTATGAAGCCCATTTAAAGGGGGCCAGAGCTCTGATCGCTGTTCAGAGCGGAGGGTACGGCGAAATCGGAGAGGAAGCATTAAACGCCCAGGATATTGCAGGGCCGGAGGATGCACCTGCTTTCTCTATCTCAGAAAGAGATGCAAGAGAGCTGAAAAAGCTGCTGCAGGAGAAGGGGGAGCTGTCTGTGTTTCTGGATGCGGATACCCGTGTCAGAAGAAACTGCACCACCTACAACATCACAGGCCGTATTCCGGGAAGACATCCGGAGCGTATGGTTCTCCTGTCTGCCCACTATGATTCCTATTTCAGCGGCTTTCAGGATGATAATACAGCTGTGGCTATGATGCTGGGAATTGCCAGGGCTCTGGTGGCAAGCGGCTTTCAGCCCAACAATACCATTGTTTTCTGCGCTATGGCGGCTGAGGAGTGGGGAGTAGCCGATTCTAATTTTGACTGGTCTGCGGGAGCCTATGAGCAGGTGTTCACAGCGCATCCCGAATGGGTGGGCAGGGTGATTGCAGACCTGAATTTCGAGCTGCCGGCTCTGGCACATGGAACCAGGGCGAGGATCAGAAGCTGCTACGAATACGTAGATTATCTGAATGAATGGCTGGAGGATCTGCCCAATCTGACTCAGGCGTATCCGGAAGAGACAAAGGTAACGGCTCCCATTGAAACCTGGTCAGATGACTTTTCCATGGCAATTGCCGGAATTCCGTCCATGGTCAATGATTTCACAGGCGGGAGCTTTATGGAAACGCATTATCATTCCCAGTTTGACAATGATGAGTTCTATGATGAGCAGGTCTACAGACTTCACCATGAGCTGTTCGCTCTTCTGATTGAGGCTCTTGACCGGACAGCTGTGGTTCCTCTCTGTTTTGAGCGGGTGATGAAGCGGGCGGCCCGGTCTCTTGATGAAGAACTGGGAGAGCTATGGGTGAGTCCGGAGGTGGCTGTCAGGCTGGAAGAGATGAAGCAGCTCTTTGAGCAGGCGGCAGAGTTCTCATGGAGAGAATATGAAGAAGTGCGGGAAATCAATAACCGCTACAGCAGCCTTCTGAGCCAGGGAAGAGAGGCGCAGGCAGAGGAGCTGTTTCAGAGAGAGAGAAAGCGCGAGGCAGAGCTTTTAAGGCGCTTTAAGCTGGAACAGGATGAGTTTGTGCGCATTGACTGGTATGGAAATGTCTATTATCTTCATGAGCTCTGTATGGAAAAGATACGGCTGCTGGGCGGGGCGGTGAAGAATCTCAGAGAAGGAAAGATCTCAGCTGCTCTGCGAAAGCTCTATCAGGTGGATAATAATGCCTATGCCTTTATGTTTTCTGAAGAAGTGTACCGCCACTTTACCGAGTATGTGCTGGATCAGCCAAAGGACCGTCTGAAATGGGGGTACCAGAGACTTGCCGGTCATGAAAATCTGTATCCTCTTGTCACAGGGCTGCTTCAAAGAGAGTCCGGAGGAGAGAGTGACTGCAGGAAGGAAGCAGATGCGCTTGATGAGGCGCTGTCAAGACAGCTTCGAGCGCTTCTGGATGCTTTGGACACTCTTGAAAAAATAACAAAAAAGGACTTTATACAGAGGTGA
- a CDS encoding GNAT family N-acetyltransferase — MDSDKLYRVQRKDLPKLEKILNLCFAHDPLYETLIPDPEVRKRLMPELFHCDLDEFFETCEIFADSEELKGVLVVSDEAEPYNLFRFYFSEAKAALYTDTVLIKEDPSLKTFYNFMRGIDYLNSSWTDQLHQNRRLHIIYLAVDPHVQHHGVAALLLDEAIDYANRHRMMISLETHNEKNLAFYAKFGFKVYGVVKKHFPLNQYCLIREVQ, encoded by the coding sequence ATGGATAGTGATAAGCTGTACCGTGTGCAGAGAAAAGATCTGCCGAAGCTGGAGAAAATTTTGAATCTCTGCTTTGCACATGATCCGCTCTATGAAACGCTGATCCCTGATCCAGAGGTCAGAAAAAGGCTGATGCCTGAGCTGTTTCACTGTGATCTGGATGAATTTTTTGAAACCTGTGAGATATTTGCAGACAGCGAAGAGCTGAAGGGGGTACTGGTTGTATCGGATGAGGCAGAGCCGTATAACCTGTTCCGGTTTTACTTTTCAGAGGCAAAGGCGGCTCTGTACACGGACACTGTGCTGATCAAGGAGGATCCGTCTCTAAAGACTTTCTATAACTTTATGAGGGGCATAGATTACCTGAATTCAAGCTGGACGGATCAGCTTCACCAGAACAGAAGGCTCCACATTATTTACCTTGCCGTAGATCCTCATGTACAGCACCACGGGGTAGCGGCCCTTCTGTTAGACGAGGCCATTGACTATGCAAACCGCCATCGAATGATGATTTCACTGGAAACACACAATGAAAAGAATCTGGCCTTTTATGCCAAATTCGGTTTTAAGGTATATGGGGTGGTAAAGAAGCATTTCCCTCTGAATCAGTACTGCCTGATCAGGGAAGTGCAGTGA
- a CDS encoding PIN domain-containing protein produces the protein MSTYLVDFENVGVGGMDGVEKLSDHDRVVIFYGKQAAAVPFERHIEIASSRAEVRYIKVDKTGKNFLDFQLSSYCGYLIGSTAEKDFIIVSRDNGFGSMEDFWDGKEMSGKLISMKRQPAIAVNEEKAESVREIIVDRSERAGEKAKEQETKSSREKSGQTEQGRREKEQKKQKKADRKAEKEKHEKEKRERERQEKERHIREKRERQEAAREEMREASSENEQEEASIPEMRRKGRRNTGKKRGQRPDEEMILSAAEETQNHLKEESVRKDSRREEPKWLKERAEKENGKKNTKGEQRSAECVHEETKGAEEKEEKRQIPASDGGQEGEKEARRHLKRSRRRPKDRYVWRR, from the coding sequence ATGAGTACGTATTTAGTAGATTTCGAGAATGTAGGAGTAGGAGGAATGGACGGAGTGGAGAAACTTTCTGACCACGACAGAGTTGTGATTTTTTATGGAAAGCAGGCGGCGGCCGTCCCGTTTGAGCGCCATATTGAGATTGCTTCTTCCAGGGCAGAGGTCAGATATATTAAGGTGGATAAAACAGGAAAGAATTTCCTGGATTTTCAGCTCTCCAGCTACTGCGGCTACCTGATCGGAAGTACAGCTGAAAAGGATTTTATTATCGTCAGCCGTGACAATGGATTCGGCAGTATGGAGGATTTCTGGGACGGAAAGGAGATGTCAGGAAAGCTGATCAGTATGAAACGCCAGCCGGCCATAGCGGTGAATGAGGAGAAGGCGGAGAGCGTGAGGGAGATTATTGTCGACCGCAGTGAGCGGGCCGGAGAAAAGGCCAAGGAACAAGAGACCAAAAGTTCCAGAGAAAAAAGCGGGCAGACAGAACAGGGAAGACGGGAAAAAGAACAGAAAAAACAGAAAAAAGCTGACAGAAAGGCTGAGAAGGAGAAACACGAAAAAGAAAAGCGGGAGAGAGAGCGGCAGGAAAAAGAAAGGCATATCCGGGAAAAGCGGGAAAGACAGGAAGCAGCCAGGGAGGAGATGAGGGAAGCGTCCTCTGAGAATGAGCAGGAGGAGGCCTCCATACCGGAAATGAGGAGAAAAGGCAGAAGAAACACCGGGAAAAAGCGCGGTCAGAGGCCGGATGAGGAGATGATTCTCTCTGCTGCAGAGGAGACACAGAACCATTTGAAGGAGGAGTCAGTCAGAAAGGATTCCAGGCGTGAGGAGCCAAAATGGCTGAAAGAGAGAGCTGAAAAGGAGAACGGGAAGAAAAACACGAAGGGAGAGCAGAGGTCCGCAGAATGCGTTCACGAAGAGACGAAAGGAGCAGAGGAAAAGGAGGAGAAAAGACAGATACCAGCTTCAGACGGCGGCCAGGAAGGTGAGAAAGAGGCGAGAAGGCATTTAAAAAGAAGCAGGAGAAGGCCGAAGGACAGATATGTCTGGAGACGGTAA
- a CDS encoding IS256 family transposase: MPVAKEQIRQIIADNNLSSVADVYSLLRDSFKDILQELMEAELDASLGYEKNQKGDSVSSNKRNGHSQKTLKSQYGEFQIDVPRDRNGEFEPKLIPKYQRDISGIEDKVISLYSRGLSTRDIHDQLQDLYGIELSAEMVSKITDRILPEIKEWQSRPLNPIYPFVFMDCIHYKVREEGRILSRAAYVVLGVTTEGYKEILSITVGANETSKFWLGMLNDLKNRGVQDVLFFCVDGLPGFKDAIQAVYPQAQIQRCVIHMLRNSFKYVNYNDLKKFSSDFKAVYNAPTEAAALAELEAVKEKWGKKYPYAVSNWENNWEDVSSFFQFSGDIRRIMYTTNIIEGLNRQYRKVTKTKSVFPSDSALEKMLYLASGNVTKKWTQRYRNWDQVLSQLILLYPERLTPYL, from the coding sequence ATGCCGGTAGCTAAGGAACAGATTCGACAGATTATTGCTGATAACAACTTATCCAGTGTTGCTGATGTCTATTCCCTCCTCAGGGACAGTTTTAAGGATATCCTCCAGGAGCTGATGGAAGCGGAACTCGATGCCTCCCTCGGTTATGAAAAGAATCAGAAAGGGGATTCCGTTTCCTCTAACAAAAGGAACGGCCATTCCCAGAAAACCCTGAAAAGCCAGTATGGAGAGTTCCAGATTGACGTCCCCAGAGACCGCAACGGGGAATTCGAGCCGAAGCTCATCCCCAAATACCAGCGGGATATCTCCGGCATTGAGGATAAGGTGATCTCCCTTTATTCCAGAGGCCTCAGCACCAGGGATATCCATGACCAGCTTCAGGACCTCTATGGGATTGAACTGTCCGCTGAAATGGTCAGTAAGATCACAGACCGGATCCTCCCTGAAATCAAAGAGTGGCAGTCCCGTCCCCTCAATCCCATCTACCCTTTTGTCTTTATGGACTGTATCCATTACAAGGTCAGGGAAGAGGGCAGGATCCTCAGCCGGGCCGCTTATGTGGTGCTGGGCGTTACAACGGAAGGCTATAAGGAAATCCTCAGCATCACTGTAGGAGCCAATGAAACCTCAAAGTTCTGGCTGGGGATGCTCAATGACCTGAAGAACCGCGGCGTGCAGGATGTCCTGTTTTTCTGTGTGGACGGACTGCCGGGATTTAAGGACGCGATCCAGGCCGTATACCCGCAGGCACAGATCCAGCGGTGCGTCATCCACATGCTGCGCAATTCCTTCAAGTATGTGAATTACAATGACCTTAAGAAATTTTCCTCTGATTTCAAAGCGGTCTATAATGCCCCGACAGAGGCAGCAGCCCTGGCAGAGCTGGAGGCAGTGAAGGAAAAATGGGGAAAGAAGTACCCATACGCGGTCAGTAACTGGGAAAACAACTGGGAGGATGTCAGTTCCTTTTTCCAGTTTTCAGGGGACATCCGCCGGATCATGTATACCACAAACATCATAGAAGGGCTGAACCGCCAGTACCGGAAGGTAACAAAAACAAAGAGTGTATTCCCGAGCGACAGCGCGCTGGAGAAAATGCTGTATCTGGCGAGCGGAAATGTGACAAAGAAATGGACGCAGAGATACCGGAACTGGGACCAGGTGCTCAGTCAGCTGATTCTTCTGTATCCGGAACGTCTTACACCGTATCTGTAA
- a CDS encoding nuclear transport factor 2 family protein, translating to MRVKKLLEQFFDACLIEGNVEKALTFASEKIMSFGTEEQEIARNKMELRALLERETAAVQKEEKFSYVLADYRESEYGEGMCGAFCFFVTAVEKKQEGAIRKNAGIRLTACARKEEGMWKLVQLHMSRPMRFQEREEVFPLKYGHRSVGKIGAVAGRSLIQTMSSLLPGGIREYIWNRVFLSMSSMIPC from the coding sequence ATGAGAGTAAAAAAGCTGCTGGAACAATTTTTTGACGCATGCCTGATAGAGGGAAATGTAGAAAAGGCTTTGACTTTTGCCTCTGAGAAAATCATGAGCTTCGGGACAGAGGAACAGGAGATTGCAAGGAACAAGATGGAGCTTAGGGCTCTTCTGGAACGTGAAACTGCCGCAGTTCAGAAAGAAGAAAAGTTCAGCTACGTCCTGGCAGATTACAGAGAAAGCGAATATGGGGAGGGGATGTGCGGGGCCTTCTGCTTTTTTGTAACTGCGGTGGAAAAGAAACAGGAGGGGGCCATTCGAAAAAATGCCGGAATCCGTCTGACTGCATGCGCAAGGAAGGAGGAGGGGATGTGGAAGCTTGTTCAGCTGCATATGTCAAGGCCTATGCGCTTCCAGGAGAGAGAGGAGGTCTTTCCTCTGAAATATGGCCATCGTTCTGTAGGAAAAATCGGGGCTGTAGCAGGAAGAAGCCTGATACAGACCATGTCATCCCTGCTTCCCGGAGGAATTCGGGAGTATATCTGGAACCGGGTTTTCCTCTCTATGTCATCAATGATTCCATGCTAA
- a CDS encoding sensor domain-containing diguanylate cyclase has product MLSYLGYTYEELVEVTGEKIISIIAPEDRKQVEREVFQSVRDTGEYELQCRFMRKDGSLMWIMEKGHRIVTEDGREAIIGIILDNSKNMDLQEKLKREAIEDPLTGTLNRKGAAGCIRQSFMTDKKGTLFLLDIDNFKKVNDIYGHQAGDRVLMALANILKVHTRRQDTVSRMGGDEFLIYLSGCVAKNVVEDRARSIIEAFRLEGKDYPMAGISISIGVSMREKEESFQELYLQADQALYEAKRTGKGQYRLRKKEDSENGQREAL; this is encoded by the coding sequence ATGCTAAGCTATCTGGGCTATACATACGAGGAACTGGTGGAGGTGACAGGGGAGAAGATTATCTCCATCATTGCCCCCGAGGACAGAAAACAGGTGGAACGGGAGGTCTTTCAGAGCGTAAGGGACACGGGCGAGTATGAACTGCAGTGCAGATTTATGAGAAAAGACGGATCCCTTATGTGGATTATGGAAAAGGGGCACCGGATTGTCACAGAGGACGGAAGAGAGGCCATTATAGGGATTATTCTGGATAATTCTAAAAATATGGATCTGCAGGAAAAACTGAAGCGCGAGGCAATAGAGGATCCCCTCACGGGAACGCTCAACAGAAAGGGAGCGGCAGGCTGCATCAGGCAGTCTTTTATGACAGACAAAAAGGGGACGCTTTTTCTGCTTGATATTGACAATTTCAAAAAAGTCAACGATATTTACGGGCACCAGGCAGGAGACAGAGTGCTGATGGCTCTGGCAAACATTTTAAAGGTCCACACAAGAAGACAGGATACGGTTTCACGCATGGGAGGCGATGAATTTCTGATTTATCTTTCAGGCTGTGTGGCAAAGAATGTGGTGGAGGACAGAGCCAGGAGTATTATCGAGGCATTCCGTCTGGAGGGAAAGGATTACCCTATGGCAGGAATATCCATCAGCATCGGCGTATCCATGAGGGAAAAAGAGGAGAGCTTCCAGGAGCTTTATCTGCAGGCCGATCAGGCTCTCTATGAAGCTAAAAGAACGGGAAAGGGCCAGTACAGGCTGAGAAAGAAGGAGGATTCAGAGAATGGACAGAGAGAAGCACTTTGA